A genome region from Candidatus Abyssobacteria bacterium SURF_5 includes the following:
- a CDS encoding type II/IV secretion system protein: protein MGQILLAQGAITQEQLQDALKRQQTRASGKRLGDVLVSFGYVTPQHLAEALATQLNLPLVNLSNLEISQDLIDFVQSSIAKIYQVIPVRKEGRTLYVAMADPTNLGVVDNLRLLLECDISPVIATQETIKEAIRKYYGLEEVTVDTMLSQVSGDSLSTVSSLSVSSLSVESIEFDGSLVEGGDDEESDEGPVIKLVTLLILEAFRHRASDIHIEPFERELKVRYRIDGVLHEVNPPPKALQNAILSRLKIMAGMDISEKRIPQDGRIKLQLMGKDIDLRASALPAIYGESFVLRILDKSSLALDLRDLGYASDTLRSWQGLLHIPTGIVLVTGPTGSGKTTTLYASLNTINTPERKIITIENPVEYVLSGINQVQIEEEIGLTFAAGLRSILRQSPDIVMVGEIRDGETAEIAIRASLTGHLVFSTLHTNDSAGALNRLIDMGIKPFLVSSAVQAISAQRLVRKICKSCKTEEHPSEEKLRHVGLDPQEVSDITFYKGAGCESCNRTGYHGRTTVLELLIMNEKIRDMVLAHAPTVDLKNQARRMGMRTLRDDAWLKVFAGVTTIDEAVMITQQDDLLPGLKLVKSVS, encoded by the coding sequence CTGGGCCAGATTCTGTTGGCCCAAGGCGCCATCACGCAGGAGCAACTCCAGGACGCCCTGAAGCGCCAGCAGACCAGGGCCAGCGGCAAGCGGCTTGGAGATGTCCTCGTCAGTTTCGGTTACGTAACTCCTCAACATCTGGCCGAAGCCCTCGCCACTCAGTTGAATCTCCCTCTGGTCAACCTTTCGAACCTCGAAATCTCGCAGGACCTGATCGACTTCGTCCAATCTTCCATCGCAAAAATCTACCAGGTCATCCCGGTCAGGAAGGAAGGCAGAACGCTTTATGTCGCGATGGCCGACCCGACCAATCTGGGTGTGGTTGACAACCTGCGCCTGCTGCTCGAGTGCGATATCAGCCCCGTTATCGCCACACAGGAAACCATCAAAGAAGCGATTCGCAAATATTATGGTCTCGAAGAGGTGACCGTCGACACGATGCTTTCACAGGTCAGCGGCGACAGCCTCAGCACGGTCAGCAGTCTCAGCGTCAGCAGCCTCAGCGTAGAAAGCATCGAATTCGACGGCTCTCTCGTGGAGGGCGGCGACGACGAAGAGAGCGACGAGGGGCCCGTAATCAAACTGGTCACGCTGCTTATTCTCGAAGCGTTCCGGCACCGCGCGAGCGACATCCACATCGAGCCGTTCGAGCGGGAACTCAAAGTGAGGTACCGAATTGACGGCGTGCTTCACGAGGTGAACCCGCCGCCCAAGGCGCTGCAGAACGCCATCCTTTCGCGTTTGAAAATCATGGCCGGCATGGACATCTCCGAAAAAAGGATACCGCAGGACGGCCGCATCAAGCTGCAGCTCATGGGAAAGGACATCGACCTTCGCGCCTCGGCGCTGCCCGCCATTTACGGCGAGAGTTTCGTGCTCCGAATTCTCGACAAGAGCAGCCTCGCATTGGACTTGCGCGATCTCGGATATGCGTCTGACACGCTCAGAAGCTGGCAGGGTCTGCTGCACATCCCGACAGGAATCGTGCTGGTAACCGGCCCGACCGGTTCGGGTAAGACAACGACGCTCTACGCTTCGCTCAATACGATTAACACGCCCGAGCGCAAGATCATCACCATTGAGAACCCGGTCGAGTACGTGCTTTCCGGAATCAATCAGGTGCAGATCGAAGAGGAAATCGGGCTTACCTTTGCCGCAGGTCTGCGTTCCATCCTGCGCCAATCGCCGGACATTGTGATGGTCGGTGAGATTCGCGACGGCGAGACTGCGGAAATCGCTATCAGGGCGTCGCTCACCGGTCACCTGGTTTTCAGCACGCTGCATACCAACGATTCCGCGGGCGCGCTGAACCGCTTGATCGATATGGGCATCAAACCCTTCCTGGTTTCATCGGCCGTTCAGGCGATTTCGGCCCAGCGACTTGTCCGCAAGATCTGCAAGAGTTGCAAGACCGAAGAGCACCCGAGCGAAGAGAAGCTGCGTCACGTGGGCCTCGACCCCCAGGAAGTGAGCGATATCACCTTCTATAAGGGCGCCGGCTGTGAAAGCTGCAATCGGACCGGCTACCACGGCCGGACCACGGTCCTTGAGCTCCTCATTATGAATGAAAAGATCCGCGATATGGTCCTCGCGCACGCTCCCACCGTCGATTTGAAGAACCAGGCGCGCCGGATGGGAATGAGGACGCTTCGTGACGACGCCTGGCTGAAAGTATTCGCCGGAGTCACTACGATTGACGAAGCTGTGATGATCACGCAGCAGGACGACCTGCTGCCCGGCTTGAAACTGGTGAAGAGCGTATCGTAA